The DNA window gttagattttgaatttgtgctttttatagtttcttgaaataggcctggaatgcaatatattttcctcttaggactgcctgtgctgcatcccagagattttggattgttgtattttcattttcatttgtttccatatatttttaaatttcttctctaattgcctgattggcccaatcattctttaatagggtggttgtTATCCTCCAtccttttggaggttttccagacttttttgtgattgatttcaaatttcatagcactgtgatctgaaagtgtgcctggtatgatctcaattcttttatatttattgagggttgctttatgacccagtatgtggtctatcttggagaatgtaccatgtgcactttagaagaaagtgaatttcctagcctcaggatgtagagttctaaatatatgtcaAACCAATCTGTCTCACTATGTCATTAAGGTCCatcatttctttagtgatttttttgtctggttggtctatccattgctgtatgtggagtgttaaaatcccctgcaattggcacattcttaatcaataagattgcttctgtttgtgattaactatTTTATGTAATTGGGTGCTTCccaatttggtgcatagatggtTATAATTgtcagctcttcctgatggatggaccctgtaattattatacaattcctttcttcatctcttgttattgctTTTACTTTAAATCCAGCtggtctgatataagtatggctattctggctttcttttgactgtGAGTCGTCAGATAGATATtcctccatccttttactttcaatatgaaaatgtcttcaggtcttaaatgagtctcttttagatagcaaataaatggatttatttttaatccgTTCTGCTACCCTattcttttgattagagcatttattccatttatattcagtgttattattgaaaaaatgggTTTAGAGCCATTGTTTTCTCTGGAGGGTTCATGCTTCTAGTGGTGTCTCTAGTACCTTGtgttctttgtattctttttttcatggaGTCCTTATAGGATTTCTTATAGGACTTGTTTGGTGGTGATgacttctctcaatttttgtttatttgggagaaCCTTGagctctcctattctgaatgacaggattgctggataaaggatccttggctgcatgttttttctgttcatcacattgaagatttcctgccatttctttctggcctgccaaatttcagtagataggtctgtaattactctgataggtttccctttgtatgttagggaccTTTTATCCCTAGGgagttgctttcagaattttctcttcatcttaaaatttgtcagtttcactatgtgAACCAAatgtcgattcaagttacatctgaggggagttctctgtgcctctggatttcaatgtctgttttcttacccaggttggggaagttcttggctctAATTTGATCAAGCTCTCCTTTagcccccttttttctttctttctttctttctttctttctctttctttctttctttctttctttctttctttctttctttctttctttctttctttctttctttctttctttctttcttttctttccttccttccttccttccttccttccttccttccttccttccttccttccttccttctttcttcctctcttcctctcttcccttctttcttcctttcttccttctccttctcctcctccttcttcagaaATTCCTGTGATACAgctattgttccatttgattgtatcactcagttctctaattctcctttcatgcttctggatctatttatatctttttctcagcttcctttttttctatagttGAGTTTGTAATTCActtgttttcctctttgcctcttcaatTTGTGCCATGGCCACCtcctattttattatgcaccttgcTTATAGCATTTTTTGTAACTTGTTACAGCTATTCTTAAGGTCCCTAGgttttgtatcaatagcttctttgatgtcttccatgctcttttgaagcccagcaattaattttatgtcaattgttctaaattcatgcttttttatattgcttttatttgttttgagcaattctgtagctatTACTTCTTCCCGGaatctttagaggagagttcttctgttttatcattttggctagctctctgtttctcatcagttttcaaagcttgttattcactctgcacctgtgagtattgctatattaaaggaagctcattgactgtccagggcctattggttcaggaggtgttcttttaatgatgtcccttggtctctcttgttgtgcctttgattatttttttcctctactcatagtgatatttgggactctccatcaggtgtactttggcttgtttcttgaggtagccctgagaaggaaaacagagacaaacacatagggaacaaaagcatgcaaatgcacagaaaagTCAAACAAGCAAGCCAAccagatggggaaaaaaagaaaaaaaatgggggaacaaaaacaacaaaagacaaaggacaatctaaaagcataaaaccagataTCCCAGCTACCAATAAATagtagggtggaggcagtgctgatggaagagcatatacaaagagagaagagacagcagtATAGAGGAagcgaaattgaacattgaccagccATAGAGAGTAAAAGGCTCagttaagagagaaagaggagaatatagtaggtggtgaggagaaaaaaaatgaagataatgttacccaaataaactatatagtctgattattccagagagagagagagagagagagagagagagagagagggagggaggtagtgACAGAGGtttagaatatgcatcaagataatggattaaatgtgactgtttaagcaaaccaacgaccagagtgcccagtccagctgagttggagagataagaatgagataagggaaaatatataaatagcaagaattgacctagtgttaatcacagcaatgcatcaatgttggtcttgcccaggctctggacaaaaagaaaaaaaaaaggtagctctCCAGCGCGAATGGGTTTGTTTCGTTCAGGCAGATCTCACCTCCACTGCAGGCCCCCCAGGAGCACCTTCTGAGGCCCTGcgttggtggttgtggagagaaaaATGTCAGCACCCTGTCCCTTCTGGAACCATgtgttgcaactcactcttttggtttggatctccctgtgctgcagccGTAGCCAAgatgggccaagttgtattttccaagccccccctcatttccagatcttagtctgcGCACTTTAGTGGTACCGTCTGAAATGTACTCCTTTGGACTAGACAGCTTCCTAGTGCTAGGAAGCCAGGGATGGAGTAGGGGGAATAAGGGATCAGTTTCTCCTGGCACCTCCTGGGACTGGGGCGCCTAGCCCAAAGAAAGggccacagctagagaaaggatctcaCTCCAAACACCCTGCATTTGGGATGATAGACTACCTCTCCATCCCAGGCCgaggtttttcttttctacagAGACAGTTTATAGAAGtctcagccactctttctcttcccttgttcTCTATGTCTCTCCGCAGAGGGGCTCCCCTCCATGCTTGTGGGTCCCGGCCTGGcctatttatttttcccagtttgcaatcacgcacctatgaggctgaCTTCTTGGTGGACTcttatctcttttcctcccaggctCTTGCAGTacagtgtcttatggcttcagtccttcctggtttgagagatgcaggcaggtgaCAAAGTACAGAACTCCCTAGGTCTCTTCCATCTTGCTGGCCAGAATCGACATTAATGGTTTCAACTGAATATTAATTACTCTATGAAATAATCAGAACTTGGGTTCTGTGAGAGTTGAGATTATTTCTTACTCATCATTATAGTTCCAGCATCTAGCATAGGGTTCCCAATGTATATTTATAGTTTAACTAATTTGAAATGTTGGTGAGGTATTTGAGCTCTGGActcttaacttttaaatattacctAATTTTATGACTGAAAATCAtttgcacacacgcacatactcACCACTTAATTCCTTCTGATCTATTATTTCTTCTACATCTCCACAGGTTTTTATGTATATTAGGTCTAGCAGGTATAAGCAGGGTTTCAGTATTCTATGATGGTCTACAAGCATCCAGTCTGTTCATATCTTAGCCAGAGACATGAATTCATTCACAGGTGCAGTGTGTACAAACTGCTGCAGGTAAGACATAGATTGCCCACCCACTCTGGCTCCTGTGTCAGTGATCTCTAGAGCTTGGTACCTCTGAGGTCTGATTCTGTCTAATTGAACCAGATGCTCCCTAAAGACCTAGTGGAGTTGAAGCTCTCTCCTTGCCCAAAGGATTCCTGTGGATAAGGTTCAAATACTGTCCTATTTCACTCCAGAGTCTGCATCTGTCTGCTTCTTTCACATGTTGAGGAAGAACTTTCTCTTGAATTGGGGTAAGCTTTTAGGAAGAGGATAAATATTTGGTTCCCAGGAATTTTAGGTTTTCctgaaataaacttaataaactaTTGATTTAGATGAGATCTTCTTGAGTCCTCTGGAAAACATAGTGTAAGTACACACTTGACCTCTTAAACTGCTGCAGACGTTTTGACTATGCAGAGCTGGGAGTATGGCTAATTTTTCCCCCAGAattaaagtggtttaaaaaatattgaatattgaaaagtaAGTATATTAAAACTCAAACCATTAAGTTTAAGTATACTATTcctataaaaatagaatttattatacTTTTACTGGCTTTAGTGGGAGAAACTCATAGATAAtgattacaaaattaaattaggggaaaaaatgaaccaTTAAAAGCATATAAAGCATAGatgtttccattttcccttttgccttgggcactGATATGGCTCAGTCCAGCATCGTTAATcctatctttattttaaactttgatatatttttcatcatggatattttgcattaattttgatttaaaattgtattataatattatttatcctGTTTACTGATATTTTGGTATCTGATTACATTTTGTGCCGAAGTAAATTCTTACTGTTTTCACTTTAGTCCTTATCTTAGAAGACTCAACACCTAGAGGGCAGAGTAGGGTCACAAAGAAATGCGGCCCTGCTTCAATCTTTATAAACCTGATAGTTAGAAATGTACTCTTCAGTTTCAGTAGCaaagacattttcctttattatcaAGCCACTATGAGgtgagattttctgtttcttataattTAAAGTGTTNNNNNNNNNNNNNNNNNNNNNNNNNNNNNNNNNNNNNNNNNNNNNNNNNNNNNNNNNNNNNNNNNNNNNNNNNNNNNNNNNNNNNNNNNNNNNNNNNNNNaggagggagagagagttggggagagagagggatgcaaaacttgagagactattgaatgctgagaatgaactgagggttgagggggaagggggaggggggaaaagaggtggtggtgatggtggagggcacttaaggggaagagcactgggtgttgtatggaaaacaatttgacaataaaatattatggaggaaaaaaaaataaagtgttatcaTGGatatgagagaagaaaagaattattcattttaattttcaatttgcTTGTTCACTTAACTATATGCCATGGCTGataccttttttcttaaaaatggaaacaaaacattcTATTGTAGTGTATATGCCATAATTTGTTTATTGCTCAATTGATGGACATGGAGGctgtaataatttcttttattatagcaACAGTATAGCAATGAATTTCCTTATAGATATATCTTTATGTTCTCATGCTGTGCCACCAGCCCTGGGGGctgtttttcttatgttttccagTCTGATAGGAAAACTATGATATTTCAatatgacagatttttaaaattctttttacattttgaacACCTATGCATGTGTATATTGGCCATTTTTCTTGTAGTGTGAATTGCCTATTTTGATTCTTTGcacattttctgtttgttcctcattcatttatactaatttttaacatttaaagataTTAACCTGtcatctattttatgttttatatttttccctcCTAGAATTGTCTATTCCTTTAGGATGTATTCTTGTCTATATTTTGCATAATTACATTATTCAGTTATTACTGTTCATGAAATATGATTTTGTTATCTTAGATTtttccaaacttaaaaatattttcctatattttcttctaagaacttctctttaatttttaataatttttggtttatttttaaaatatacatattttgggtgcctaggtggctcagttggttgagcatctgactcttggtttcagctcaggtcatgatctcacagttttgatttcgtgggttcaaaccctgcactgggctctgtgctggcagtgtggagcctgcttgggattcactgtctccttctttctctgccccccccacctgtTTAtgtctgtttcaaaataaataagtatacttaaaaaattaaaatatacatatttaatttatctagagtttttatttgtttagtgagTGAGGTGGGaactaattttattcttttacaaaattaTCATTGTCCAATATCCCAGTGCCATTAATTGACTAGGCCTTCTTTTCCCCACTAAACTGAAATGgtattttatcacatttaaatCCCAAATATATTAGTTTCTGTGCTCTCTATGTAATTGTATTGATCTGCTGAATAACTATAACTggcatttatttagtatttttatgttaGGCATTACACTAGGCAGTTTAAAAACAGTGTTCAATTTATTCCTTCCAGATAAGTATGAATAGTTCATTTCCACAGATTAGGCTAATTTTCTGAAATGTGAAAACTTGCCTTTTGTCAATAATCAGAAAGTTGAAAGCCCAGACTTTGAATCTGGGGAAGGCTTCtcagatgataaatatttaaaatgtgaattgaAAGTCCAGTAGCATCAAAGGTAGAAAAGTATCTTCCAGTTTGAAAGAAAAGCTTGATGAAAGTTATGAAGGTTGGCAAACTCAGGTTTTGTGTCAAGAATAGATCATGGTCTAATTTAGATGTGTCAGGATGCCTAAAGGAGACTAAAGCTAGAGAAGAGAGTAACAGTGGGATTGTGGAAGGCTCTGCATGATTGAGAAGTTTGGACTTTATCTTGTAATCAATAAATCATTATATAAAGGTTGTAAGAGAAAACCCAAtaagattttttgtttattttttacttaccaTCCAGACTAAGATATAGCTGATGGGTATGGAAGGGTCAAGAATGGGAAGCTGGGAGATGGAGAGCCCCGTTAGTTAGGATGCCATTGCACCAGAACAAGTGAAGATGCTCAAAGCCAGAGTAGGAGCCTGTAAGTGAGAATGGGGAGGTAGGTATGAATTCTAGACATTGCTGAAGTGTGACCAggaatctttatttatatttatatttgcaatGATAATGTAGAAGGTAAAAGCATAACGTTATACACTCTAAGTCAAGGCATTAATGATTGATTTAATTATCTAATGTTTAACTTTTGGTGAAACTTATTGGTTCTACCCACTGACTCTCATTTTCTGTAGTCTTCATAGAGAGACACCCAAAGAAGGCATGTTTGGTGCTAACTTCACCACTTTCCACCCCACTGTGTTTGTTCTACTTGGCATCCCGGGACTGGAGAACTACCACACCtggctttctctccccttctgtctcatGCACATCACTGCAGTCTTGGGAAATGGAGTCCTCATCCTTGTTGTCCTCAGTGAACGCACACTCCATGAACCCATGTATGTTTTCCTATCCATGCTGGCTGGCACTGACATTCTGCTATCCACCACCACCGTTCCCAAAGCCCTGGCTATCTTTTGGTTTCAGGCTGGAGAGATTGCCTTTGATGCCTGCATCACTCAGATGTTTTTCATCCATGTTGCCTTTGTGGCTGAGTCAGGTGTCCTGTTGGCCATGGTATTTGATcactatgtggccatctgcactCCTTTGAGATACACAGCCATCTTAACTCCTATGGCAATTGGAAAAATAACCCTGGCAATCTGGGGACGAAGCATTGGGACCATTTTCCCTATTATATTCCTGCTGAAGAGGCTGCCATACTGTCGAACCAATGTCATCCCCCACTCGTATTGTGAGCACATTGGGGTGGCCAGATTGGCCTGTGCTGACATCACTGTCAATATCTGGTATGTCTTCTCAGTGCCAATGGCATCTGTTTTGGTAGATGTTGCACTCATTGGCATTTCCTATACTTTGATTCTCCTAGCTGTGTTTAGACTTCCTTCCCAGGATGCCCGGCACAAGGCTCTCAATACCTGTGGCTCCCACATTGGAGTCATTCTCCTCTTTTTTATCCCatccttttttactttcttgaccCATCGATTTGGCAAGAATATTCCCCACCATATCCACATCCTTTTGGCAAATCTCTATGTGTTAATTCCTCCCATGCTTAATCCCATCATATATGGAGCAAAAACCAAGCAAATCAGGGGCAGTATGGCTCACATGTTATCTGTTGTGGGGAAGTCTTGAGCTTATATTTCTTTCACAGTTTTCTCTTACCAGTGGGAATAAAAAGAACTAACCTACCAAGTTCCCAAGTTTAGACATTTTAGTGTACTGCAGTAGAAGGCAAACAGgttttagaataaaatgtatctggattcaaatcccagctacCTTACTTTGTGATTTGTGACCATGGTTAGGTTCTCACTTTTTGGAAATTTATTCCTAACATATAAAATAGAACCAATTGTAACTATGCTGTAAGAGTCTTGTAAGGATTAAAATTTGTAAACTAACTTGGTATATTTGTCAGCCCTTAGTGGGCTCTAAATGATAGCAGtaattttaatttgaagtttGTTACTCAAGGAAGATGTTTTAGATGTAATGTATATGAGAATTTCCAATATTTCCAGAGGCTGCTTTGCCTTCTAGCTGCCTTCTAAGACTGTATGGTAGCCATCATCATCTCCAACAGTATTGCCATTATAACCACAAGTTTGCTGTATGAATCAATTTAGGTAATAGATATAAAGGGgagcttttttttaaactgttgaaAAAGACTAAGGTTGGCATTGATTACATTTTATATGTAAGGAATTACcatcttttattatattaaagaaatttcttAACTCATGCAGGAGATGGGTTGAGTGATATAGACACAGGCATTGCCCTTAGAAAGCTAGTTGTCTGAGTTGGATACATGAATGGAGAACTAGTTATCAGAGTCTGCACTAGTAATACAGAATATGATGCAGCACACAAATATTCAGCTGTTAAAATGATGAAGCAAGCTAATACTCTATAattctatgtcttcttctatATTCATACTTTCCATCCTAATTAGTGACAGTTGTATGgttttaaattccatttctaaATTAGAATGGcttccaaatttatatctcttGCCTATACTTCTCCTTTGAAATCCACATTCATATATGCAACTATTTCTTGACATCTCCAGTTATATGTCTCATAGGCATCATAAAATAAACCTGTCTGTATTAGGATAGCTTACGCTCAGCTTAATTTCAGCAAATTAGTAACACAAAGTTCATTCCTCTCTCATGTAAAGTATAGTGTGTATCAACAGAATGTATTGTCCATTAGTAACTCAGGAATGCTGGATCCCTCTGTCTTGTGAGATATTGTCATAGCAACATGTTGCCaaagcaaagagagggaaagatgcAGCACTCCTATTATTAATTGCCTTGGCCTTGAAGTGGTCCATCATTTTTGCTCACATTTTCCTTGGTAAGCATGTTATCTTAAGGTCAAAACTCAGTTTGACGGGAAGGTGGGAAATGTAGGAGAGCTCATGGATTTGCAGTGGGTACTCCTTATCTGTGCACTTTCCATCTGTGCTTTGGATAACTTaatatttctgtgttctcttcttcTTGTGTGTAGAACAGACTCAAGTCATCTCCACTGGAGAAACCCTAAAATTCCATATGGGCACTTTGCCCAGTTCCAAGTGTAGGATCGCCTGAATGCGATATACAAGAACTCCATCCGGgaaacctgggtgactcattaggttaggcgtctgactcttggtttcagctcaggtcatgatctcatggttcctgggtttgagctctgcactggggctctgtgctggcagtgaagagcctacttgggattctctctcttcccattctctgctctgtcccctACTCCCgctgctcacttgctctttctctcaaaataaataaactcaggaaAAAAACTTCTCCATCAGATTTGGTTGGGGTTTTTCTTGGCCTAGAGACCtatgatttaaaaggaaatttatctGCTCACTCCTCAGCCccttattaaatatatgatagTGTGACAGGGACATTTAACAACAATAACTTCTCCCATTTGGAAAGATGATGAATGTGAGACATACATAATCATTAATtcatagaaaatttgaattcCCCATTGGGCAGACACTGGGAAGGCTCTATATGGGTTTGGGagaagtttcttttctatttttggaggGGAAATGGGGGGAGCAGTTTCTACTCTCTTGTTGATTCCTCTCTGTGACCCATGAAAGCATCTCTCTGgaagcttctttcttttctgttatcttCTTAAGTCATATCTAAAACGGGAATTGGGTAATATGTTCTTCTTGGGGACAGTGCAGCTTTCTCTGCCCACTTTCTAGTGCTAAAATGCTGGGTCCCAAGATTCAGGTTAACTCTTAAACagtgaaggaattttttttagatgagttcttggtttttgtttgtttttgtgggattttttttgggcaatatatgttgaataaaaacctggtatgtttcttttctatttggtTCCACTTATGTGAGACATAATTCtcaaattttctctatttttccctttatcaCTTCCATGTACATCTCTGAACTAAATGGAGGCTAATTTGGGACTATGATGCCTTAATGGGAAACTACTACCTTAAATTTGATGTTTGTCCTCAGTTACTTTATCCATCTGAGGTGTTTATTGGAGAGCACACTCATAACATGGTCTTTATCTTTAAACAGTTTAATTTACTAAGAAATTTGCTTGAAGCTTTAAAAAGCCATTTCTTACTTTTTAGAAGCAGTTATATTAGGATATGTGGCAAAGAAGGATTAAGGTCGCTAATCAGCAGATATTATTCTGAATTTTGTGGGTGGGGCCAATGTAATCATAAGGGTCCTTATTAGTGAAAGGCAGGCAGAAGGGTGAAGTGTCACTGatatgtcagacagagaaagacaaatactgtatgacattatttacatgtggaatataaaaaaatacaaactcatagaaacagtgGAATAGTGGTTACCAGGAATGGGAAGGTGGTTAATGGGGAGATGTTGGCTGAAGGATACACACTTCTAGTTATAAGAACAAAAGTTCTGGGGGTCTAATGCACAGTGTGGCAATTATagctaagaatattttattatatacttaaaagttcCTAATagagtagattttaaatgttcttaccactaaaaaatgataattttgtgATATGATGAAGGTGTTAGCTAacactatggtggtaatcattttgcaatatatatcaTTCAACACATTGTAccccttaaacttacacaatgttatatgttatatcttaataaagctggagAAAACGAGCCATTCATAGTCTCATTCAATCTGCaatatcagtttttcttttctgtatgaataacaaataatgttttatcaTGTTAGATGTCTAAAAAgttgaaattgttttattattaatacagCCACTGAATTAGTCTGATTCTTaggatttttgaatgttgagaaGCATGTCTAACAAACAGTATTTTATGGAGATTAAATGATACTGTGTTTGGGACAATTTTTAAGTTGCCAAATACTATACATAAGGCATTGCTATTATTCTTATGCTCCTGCTGGGTGGACACATGAAAGATACTGGGTTAATTTAGAGGCTTCTTCAATGAttacctctctcctctccctacaCTCTGGAGTCTGAAATTGCTGTTCATTGGTGGAAGAATAACCCTTACCTGCTGGAAAAGGAT is part of the Suricata suricatta isolate VVHF042 chromosome 11, meerkat_22Aug2017_6uvM2_HiC, whole genome shotgun sequence genome and encodes:
- the LOC115272172 gene encoding olfactory receptor 52B2-like, whose protein sequence is MFGANFTTFHPTVFVLLGIPGLENYHTWLSLPFCLMHITAVLGNGVLILVVLSERTLHEPMYVFLSMLAGTDILLSTTTVPKALAIFWFQAGEIAFDACITQMFFIHVAFVAESGVLLAMVFDHYVAICTPLRYTAILTPMAIGKITLAIWGRSIGTIFPIIFLLKRLPYCRTNVIPHSYCEHIGVARLACADITVNIWYVFSVPMASVLVDVALIGISYTLILLAVFRLPSQDARHKALNTCGSHIGVILLFFIPSFFTFLTHRFGKNIPHHIHILLANLYVLIPPMLNPIIYGAKTKQIRGSMAHMLSVVGKS